In the genome of Pontibacter actiniarum, the window TAGGTGGGGAACTCCATGATAAAGTAGCTGCGCTCACGGGCCTTCAGGATGGTCTTCAGCAGCAGCGCTGAAAGTATGGCCGCCAGGAAGCCGAGCAGGTACAGCCCCATCAGCACCAGCCCCTGCAGGTTCAGAAAACCCAGGTAGTAGGTCTCCGGCACCACCAGCGCGATCAGCACCGTATAAACAGGGATACGGGCAGAGCAACTCATGAGCGGCGTCACGAAGATGGTGATCATACGGTCTTTCCAGTTCTCAATCGTCCGGGCCGACATAACCGCCGGCACAGCGCAGGCAACCCCAGAGATCAGGGGCACCACGCTCTTACCGTTGAGGCCGAACTTGCGCATGATCTTGTCCATCATAAAAGTTACCCGGGCCATGTAACCCGTTTCCTCCAGAATGGCAATAAAGGCAAAGAGAATGGCAATCTGCGGCACAAACACCAGTATGCCTCCCAAGCCGGCGATGACGCCCTCTGTCAGCAGGTCCACCAGCGGGCCGTCAAAGTTATCCTGTATCAGACCGTTAAGCCCCGCCACCCCCTGGTCAATCAGGTCCATTGGGTAGCTGGCCCAGGCGAAGATGGCCTGGAAGATGAGGAAGAGTATCGTAAAGAAAATGAGGTAGCCGAAAACCTTATGCGTCAGCACCTGGTCCAGGCGGTTGCTGAACTTCTCATCCTTATCCACCTTCTCCACGCGCACGGCGTCCAGCAGGAGCTCGTTGATGCGGGTGTAGCGGGCAATGGTTTCGTTTGCCTGCTGCGCGTTCGACTTAAAGCCAACCGACTCCAGCTGGTCATTCAGCCATGCCACATCCTCATCAGCCAGAAACTTCAGGCCTTTGTACTGATGGGCGAACTGCAGGGCCAGGTAATCGGTGCTGAGCGAGAAGCGCTCTTTTACACTTGCCAGCAGCGCCTTCAGCTCTGCCGGTATTTCGTAGAAAGTATTTCTGTTTGGCTCCAGCTGCTGCGTCATCACGATCTTAAGCGCGGCCACGCCTATGCCCTTGCGGGCGTTCATCGGGATCACCGGCACGCCCAGCTCTCGCTGCAGGGCGTCCACGTCTATCTTCACCCCCTCCTGCTCAGCCACGTCCACCATGTTCAGGGCCAGCACCGCCGGCAACTGCAGGTCGGCCAGCTGGGTAAACAGCAGCAGGTTGCGCTTCAGGTTCGAGGCATCGGCGGTAACAATAACAAGATCGGGAAAGTGCTTGGAGGCCGGGTCGTAGAGCAGGTCCGTAATCACGCGCTCATCCAGCGACTTTGGATAAAGGCTGTAAGTGCCCGGCAGGTCAATAATCTCCGCCCGCAGGTGCGAGGTGAGCTGGCTGTAGCCGGTCTTTTTATCAACTGTAACCCCCGGGAAATTGCCCACCTTCTGGTTAAGGCCGGTAAGCTGGTTAAAGAGCGAGGTCTTGCCCGAGTTCGGATTACCGATAAGGGCAATCTTAGCCACTGCTTTGCTGGCAGAGGGGCTCTTGGGCTGCTTTATTTCTGGTTGGGTAGCTACAGTCATGAAAAAAACTTACTGCTTGAGTAAAATGGTCTCGGCTTCGTCTAAGCGCAGCGAAAGGGTGTAGTTGTTCACAATGATGGTGATCGGGTCGCCGAACGGGGCACGGCTGTTCATCTTCACCTCGGTACCGGGGATACACCCCATCTCAAGCAGCTTCAGGCCCATTTCCGGGTCCTGGAGGCAGCAAATTACGCCTTGTTCTCCTATTTTCAGGTCGCGTACTGATTTACGTCCTTTATGCTCTTCTACCGTGTGCTGCACCTCTTACCTGTTTTTATTTAGACTGCTTATAAACAACTGCAAGTTACGAGGTGTTCAACTTTATTGCAAAAGAATTGGGAATTAGAACAGCTTAAGATTTATACCGCTGATTAACAATCAGTTGGAAACACTTCCTCCTGCCCTCCTATTTCTCCTCTCTCCCGATCCGCCGTTCGCACGCTTACTCGGCATAAAACACCCGCTTCACCCGCGTGCTGACATTGGTGAGCAGCTCGTAGGGGATGGTGCCGATGCTCTGGGCCAGCTCTACCAGGGTTAGCTGCGGCCCAAACACAATGGCTACATCGCCGGCTTTTACGGCAACACCGGTTACGTCTACCATGCACATATCCATGCACACGTTGCCGATGAGCGGGCAGCGGTGGCCGTTGATGAGCACCTGCCCCACCCCGTTACTGAAGCGGCGGTCGTAGCCGTCGGCATAGCCAATGGCAATGGTGGCCGTGGTTCTGTCGGAGCTGGCGATGCCTTTGCGGCTGTAGCCGACTGTTTCGCCCTGCTTTATACTTTTCACCTGCGATACAGTCGTCTTCAGGGTGCTTACCGGCCGCAGCGCCTCCTGCTCCGAGCCTGTGGCTTCTACCCCGTACAGGCCAATGCCCAGCCGCACCATGTCCAGCTGGTGCTCCGGAAAGCGCACAATACCGGCAGAGTTCAGGATATGCTTGATCACCTTGTACTTGAGCCGCTCCTCCACGGCCGCCGCCATACTTCTGAAACGGGAAACCTGCAGCTGCGAGAAATCGTTGTGGACGGCCTCGTCGGCACCGGCAAGGTGGCTGAACGTGCTGGCCACCTGCACCTGCGGATAACGGTGCAGCAGCTCAAAAAGCGCCTCAAAGTCCTCGGGCACAAATCCGAGGCGGTGCATGCCCGTATCCAGCTTCAGGTGGATTTTATACGTTGCCTCCGGCTCCAGCGAGGAAACAAAGTCCTGCAGCTGCTCTACCGAGTAAATCTCGGGCTCCAGGTTGTACTGCCGCAGCTTTGCGAAGCTGTCCTGCGAGGGGTTCATCACCATAATAGGCAGTGTGATACCGTTTTCGCGCAGGGCCACGCCTTCGTCAACGTAGGCGACAGCCAGATAGTCCACCCGGTGAAACTGCAGCAGGTTGGCCACCTCAAAGCTGCCGCTGCCGTAGGCGAACGCCTTTACCATCACCATCAGCTTAGTAGCCGGGGCAACTCTGGAGCGGTAGTAGTTCAGGTTGTGCACCAGCGCATCCAGGTTTACCTCCAGCACCGTGCCGTGCACCTTCTGCTGAAACGCCTGCACGATCTTCTCAAAGCCAAACACACGGGCGCCTTTCACCAAAATCAGCTCGCCCCGGAAAGAGCTTGCATCGAAAGCCTGCAAAAAATCAGCGGTGGAAGTATAAAAGCTGCCCTGCGGGAACAGGTGCGCGTACTTGCTGATAGTGGGGCCGATGCCGATCAGGCGCTGCACCTTGTGTGCCTGTGCCAGCCCTGCCACCTTCTCGTAAAGCTGCTCCTCCGGCAACCCCGACTCCAGCACATCCGACAGAATAAGCGTGCGCCGCCCCCGCTGCGGCTGGCTTGCCTGCAGGTCCAGCGCGATGGCGAGGCCTGCCAGGTCGTTGTTGTAGGTATCGTCGATCAGGTAGCAGCCGTTAATGGCCTCCTTCATTTCCAGGCGCATCGCCACCGGGTGCAGGCGGTCCAGGCGGTCCTGCACCTCGGAAAGAGGCAGGCGGCGGTACAGCAGCAGAGCCAGGCAGTGCAGCGCGTTTTCTACCGAGGCCTCATCGGTAAACGGAATGGCCAGCCGCTGCTTCTCGCCCTGATACGTGTACACCACAATTGTTTTTTGCCCGGCAGTGGTCGTGGCGTTGATAAACAGGTTAGCCTCCGGCTGATGGCGGCTCCAGGTAAAGGACTTTATACCCTGTGCCTGTACCGCCTGATGCAGCAGCTCATAGTCGGCGCAGTAAAACAGCAGCTCCACGCCCTGGAACAGCTTCAGCTTCTCTGCTATTTTTTGCTCGCGGGAGGCAAAGCCTTCGTCGTGGGCGCTGCCAACGTTGGTAAAGACACCGAGGGTCGGCTGAATCACTTGTTGCAGCCTCTCCATTTCCCCTGGCTGCGAAATGCCCGCCTCAAAAATAGCCAGGGTGTGGTTTGGCTGCAGCTGCCACACGCTCAGCGGCACGCCCAGCTGCGAGTTATAGCTGCGCGGGCTCTTCACCACCAGCTCATCGGGGCTCAGCAGCTGCGACAGCCACTCTTTTACAATGGTTTTGCCGTTGCTGCCCGTCACGCCGATAACCGGGATGCTAAACTGCGACCGGTGCCATGCTGCCAGTTGCTGCAGCGCCTCCAGGCTACTCTCTACCAGCAGGATGTTGGCCTCCGGGTACCGCGTTGCCAGTTCTCCCGGCTCCCCCTGCTCCACCACAAAAGCCCTTACCCCCTGCGCGTAGAGCTGCGGCAGGTACTGGTGCCCATCGTTGTATTTCCCCCGAACGGCAAAGAACACCGTGCCGGCCGGCTGGGAGAGCTTGCGGCTGTCGGTGAGCAGGTGCACGACGGGCAGCGGCTGCACAAATTGTACTTCCCTGCCCTGAACGATGGATTGGAGTTGCTGAAACGTGAGCATACATTCTGAGTTATTCTTGCGCCAAAGATAGGCGAAGGAGTTAGAAAGATAAAGGGTTGCCGGGGCCGTTGAGCCGCCGAAAAGCTGCTTTTGCCCCGCCTCCAGCTAAAGGCCGGATCTGCGCCAGCCAAACCCCTGCGGCTAAACCGGCCCGCAAAGGTTTTTCGGCACAAAAATACGCCCGTGCGCCGCCCACCTGCCCCTACTTTCTGTACCTTTGCGCACTTTTATACTTGCCGGTTTTCTATGGAAACAACTAACACCAAACCCTACTACGCCGCAGGCCTGGCTGCCTTTGTTATCTGGGGCTTTATACCGTTCCCGCTCAAGGCGCTGGCCGCTTACCCCAGCGGGCAGATCCTGTACTTCCGGGTGGCACTGTCGGCGGCACTGCTCCTGCTGATTTCACTGCTTTTCCGGCGCAAGCAGCTGCAGGCAACCTGGAGGCAGCTAACGTCCTCCTCTACGCGGGAGCGGCGCCTGTTTGCGCTTTTCACCTTCCTGGGCGGCGCCTTGCTCACCACCAACTGGCTTACGTTTATTTACGTCGTGAACCATATTGATATTCAGACCGGCTCTTTTTCTTACCTGCTGTGCCCTATTATCACCGCTGTGCTGGGCTTTCTGCTGCTGAAGGAGGAGCTGCGCGTAAACCAGTGGCTGGCGATCGGGCTGAGTGCGCTAAGCTGTGCCCTGGTGGGCAGCGGCGAGATTACCAGCCTGCTCTTCAGCTTGCTGATAGCCCTGAGCTACGCCTTTTACCTTATCACGCAGCGCATCCTGAAGGCCTATGACAAGATCGTGCTCCTGAAGCTGCAGCTGCTCTTGGCTTTTGCCTTTATCGGACCGTTCTATACTTCCTTTGCCGGCGAAGGCGCTGCGCTGGATTCGTACTTTTTCCTGCAGGTGGGCCTGCTGAGCGCGGGCTTTACCGTGCTGCCGCTGTTCCTGAACCTGTTTGCCCTTAAAGAGCTCACCTCCGGCACCATCGGTATCCTGATGTACATTAACCCGATCCTGAATTTTGTGATGGCCTTTTTATACTTTGGAGAACACACAACAGGCACCAAAATAGCAGCCTACCTGCTCATTTTCGTGTCGGTTATCATCTATAACCTCCACATCAAAAGCCGGAACAAGGGCGGCGACGGCTTGGTGATTCCGCCTGTGGGCACTACAGCCGTTGTAAAATAAGAAGGGCCTCACCAACTGCTGCTGGTGAGGCCCTTCTTATTCACGGTATCCGTTAATAATCTTCGCGGTTTGTCGGCGCGTTAATATCCGGGCGCTGGTTGGGGTTTTCCTTCAGCTGCTTTTGCATGTCCAGCTGGTGCATCCTGCGCGCCGCGGTGTCCACGTTAGAGGGCATGTCGCCGAACTGGTCGGCCTGCTCCCCGGTTACGGCCGTATCACCGATCGGGGCTGGGCGTGGCCGGGCCAGGTTAGCCGCATCTCCGCTCTCGCCAACAATGGCCTCTGAGGTACTGGTGTCGTCGGTCGGGTTGCTTGCGGGGCGCTCGCCGTTGCAGCCGAAGCCCACAACAGCGGCAAACGCCACAGCCACCCCTGTTTTGAATATATGTGGTGTATGCATGTCTATCGTTTCTTGGTTGTTAGGCTATTTTTAACGACTGTCGCGTTAATAGGTTATGCAGGAGGCCTGTACGGCGCGGGCCCCTCCATCAGCCGTCTCTATCAGGCTTAGAACCCGAAGCCAACCATGATGCCCGTCCTGGCCCTGTTCCCTTCCTGAAACGATGTCACAAAATCCACCCGGAACACTTTAAAGATATGCTCTACCCCGAGCCCCAGCTCCAGGTAATGGCGCGACTCCTGCGTATTCAGGTAGTTAAGGCTCACCACCTCCTGCCACTTCAGCTTGCGGAACAGCGGTATCTTGTTAAACAGGAAGCCGTTGAAGTGGTGCTCGTAATGCGCCTCCAGGTAGCGGTTGTTCGTGCTGTAGCGGTAGTAGTCGAGCAGCTGGAAGCCTTCATAAACGCCTGCCACCAACGTACGGTTGCCGTTAAAGTGCCTGTAGTCCATCAGGCGCATGTCCTCCTTGCCCCAGAACACAGCGCCCAGCACACTGTACTTGCTGCGGCCCAGCAGGCCAAAGCTCACGTCGTCGCGAATGCTTAGCCCTGCCGTGTTGTACTGCACATCACTCCCCAGCACCTTCAGGCTGCCTCTGTAGCTCAAGGTAAAGGTCGGGTAGGTAGAACCCAGGTTGATTTTATCGTCGGGGCGCGAGATGTAGCGCTGGCCCGGCTTAAAGGTCAGAGCGGCGGTCACCGTCAGGGCCTCATGGGGAGTGAAGGCGGCGTCTTCCAGCTCTGCGTTTACGGGTATGTTAGAGGTAAAGCGGGTTGGCTCATCCTTCTCCCGGTCTTTAAACGTGAAATCGGCGGTGTTCTCCAGCGGCATGCGGTGCGAATAATCCACCGTGGTACTCAGCCGCACGCCGTTCCAGAGCTCGGTGCGGTAGTGCACCTGCCCAAAGTCGCGTTGGTACAGTTTCAGGTAGTTGCGCTCAGCCAGTAAGGTGTACAGCGTGTTTACAAAAGGGGAGATGGGGTTTTGGTTGTTGATCTGGTACACATAGCGCCCGCCCTCCACGCTCACCACACTGTTCCGGAACGGGTCGTAGCTGTAGTTTATGCGCAGTTTGGCGTTCAGCTTTTCGTTGCTGAAACCGTAGCGCACGGCCGGCTCTACCTGGTAGGAGCGCCGGTCCTCAAAGCTCCGCAGGTAGTTCAGGCGCACATCTGCCGCCACGCCCTCCACTGTGTTGTACTGCAAAATGCTTGGCCCTCCCGTCAGGCTCAGCAGCGGGTCGAAACGGTAGAACTTGCGCGCATAGGTGTTGGAGTAAGTATAGCCCCCCAGCAGAAAGCTCCCGAAAGACGGCTTGTTTCGCACCGCATCCAGCGAGTCCTGGTAAGGTCTGGAGTTCTTGATCACTTCCAGGCTGTCCTTTTTGTGGTAATCCACCACCTCCTCCTGCGTGAGCGGCACCGGGCGAACCGATGCCCAGTAGGCTGAGTCGCGCTTGTTTGCGCCTTTCTCTACCAGCAGCACCTCCTTGCTGAACACTTTTTCGCTGATCACGGGCTGTGCCTCCGCGGCCGCCTCTTCCGGCGCTACCAGTTTATACTTTGCTCTTTTGGGCTGTTTCGCTGCGGTGGCATCTTTTTCGGGCGGCTCCGGCTCTACCTCCTCCAGCTTCGGAGGGCGGGCATAGGCCGGCTGCACCTTATAGTTAGAGTACACGCCCATGGCATACCCACCGCCCTTAAAGCCGAGCCCCGCGGCCTCAAAGCTAAACCGCTGCGACACCGGCAGCCATACTTGCTCAGCAACCGGCGCATACACCTGCCGCACCCGAAGCCAGTCCACGAACTCAATGCCGGCGTCCTTCGTTAGCCACAGGTCGGTGCTGTGGATGCGCCAGCTGCCGTCTACGATGTAGATGCTCCCGGAGAACACGGGGTCGCTTTTGCGGCGGGGGATGACTTTGATTTTGTTGATGGTACGGCCGTTCTCCTCAAACGCCCCCAGGTACTCAAAGCGGTAAAAGAACAGCGCGTTGTTGGCCAGCGGCGATACAAAGCCCCGCTCGCTCAGGCCCTCCACCTT includes:
- the feoB gene encoding ferrous iron transport protein B, coding for MTVATQPEIKQPKSPSASKAVAKIALIGNPNSGKTSLFNQLTGLNQKVGNFPGVTVDKKTGYSQLTSHLRAEIIDLPGTYSLYPKSLDERVITDLLYDPASKHFPDLVIVTADASNLKRNLLLFTQLADLQLPAVLALNMVDVAEQEGVKIDVDALQRELGVPVIPMNARKGIGVAALKIVMTQQLEPNRNTFYEIPAELKALLASVKERFSLSTDYLALQFAHQYKGLKFLADEDVAWLNDQLESVGFKSNAQQANETIARYTRINELLLDAVRVEKVDKDEKFSNRLDQVLTHKVFGYLIFFTILFLIFQAIFAWASYPMDLIDQGVAGLNGLIQDNFDGPLVDLLTEGVIAGLGGILVFVPQIAILFAFIAILEETGYMARVTFMMDKIMRKFGLNGKSVVPLISGVACAVPAVMSARTIENWKDRMITIFVTPLMSCSARIPVYTVLIALVVPETYYLGFLNLQGLVLMGLYLLGFLAAILSALLLKTILKARERSYFIMEFPTYKMPRWKNVGITIVEKSKAFVFEAGKVIVAISIILWVLASYGPGNSFEEARQEALLEAQAKNLTEAQTENKIASYQLESSYAGIIGRSIEPVIRPLGYDWKIGIALLTSFAAREVFVGTISTIYSIGEEENVSTIKEKLMSEKDENGDPFFTPARSFSLMVFYLFAMQCVSTLAIVRRETKSWTWPLAQLLYMSGLAYVMAFITFHLFS
- a CDS encoding FeoA family protein is translated as MQHTVEEHKGRKSVRDLKIGEQGVICCLQDPEMGLKLLEMGCIPGTEVKMNSRAPFGDPITIIVNNYTLSLRLDEAETILLKQ
- a CDS encoding bifunctional UDP-N-acetylmuramoyl-tripeptide:D-alanyl-D-alanine ligase/alanine racemase, coding for MLTFQQLQSIVQGREVQFVQPLPVVHLLTDSRKLSQPAGTVFFAVRGKYNDGHQYLPQLYAQGVRAFVVEQGEPGELATRYPEANILLVESSLEALQQLAAWHRSQFSIPVIGVTGSNGKTIVKEWLSQLLSPDELVVKSPRSYNSQLGVPLSVWQLQPNHTLAIFEAGISQPGEMERLQQVIQPTLGVFTNVGSAHDEGFASREQKIAEKLKLFQGVELLFYCADYELLHQAVQAQGIKSFTWSRHQPEANLFINATTTAGQKTIVVYTYQGEKQRLAIPFTDEASVENALHCLALLLYRRLPLSEVQDRLDRLHPVAMRLEMKEAINGCYLIDDTYNNDLAGLAIALDLQASQPQRGRRTLILSDVLESGLPEEQLYEKVAGLAQAHKVQRLIGIGPTISKYAHLFPQGSFYTSTADFLQAFDASSFRGELILVKGARVFGFEKIVQAFQQKVHGTVLEVNLDALVHNLNYYRSRVAPATKLMVMVKAFAYGSGSFEVANLLQFHRVDYLAVAYVDEGVALRENGITLPIMVMNPSQDSFAKLRQYNLEPEIYSVEQLQDFVSSLEPEATYKIHLKLDTGMHRLGFVPEDFEALFELLHRYPQVQVASTFSHLAGADEAVHNDFSQLQVSRFRSMAAAVEERLKYKVIKHILNSAGIVRFPEHQLDMVRLGIGLYGVEATGSEQEALRPVSTLKTTVSQVKSIKQGETVGYSRKGIASSDRTTATIAIGYADGYDRRFSNGVGQVLINGHRCPLIGNVCMDMCMVDVTGVAVKAGDVAIVFGPQLTLVELAQSIGTIPYELLTNVSTRVKRVFYAE
- a CDS encoding EamA family transporter; this encodes METTNTKPYYAAGLAAFVIWGFIPFPLKALAAYPSGQILYFRVALSAALLLLISLLFRRKQLQATWRQLTSSSTRERRLFALFTFLGGALLTTNWLTFIYVVNHIDIQTGSFSYLLCPIITAVLGFLLLKEELRVNQWLAIGLSALSCALVGSGEITSLLFSLLIALSYAFYLITQRILKAYDKIVLLKLQLLLAFAFIGPFYTSFAGEGAALDSYFFLQVGLLSAGFTVLPLFLNLFALKELTSGTIGILMYINPILNFVMAFLYFGEHTTGTKIAAYLLIFVSVIIYNLHIKSRNKGGDGLVIPPVGTTAVVK
- a CDS encoding DUF5686 and carboxypeptidase regulatory-like domain-containing protein; protein product: MRPYYLFLLLLVLPTLTMAGTLHGRVTDENNRGLPFASIYIKETASGTATNDQGLYQLQLSPGTYTLEFKYVGYRAHTETVTVGDGAEELNVQLHPEVLNLKEVVVKAADEDPAYTIMRNAIRLRKYHRDEAKAWSARVYMKSVARMDKVPPKVLGIKVVDVDTGIVYLSESVSELAFKKPNKIHERMISSKVSGQKKGFSFNQASEMNISFYDPLLKVEGLSERGFVSPLANNALFFYRFEYLGAFEENGRTINKIKVIPRRKSDPVFSGSIYIVDGSWRIHSTDLWLTKDAGIEFVDWLRVRQVYAPVAEQVWLPVSQRFSFEAAGLGFKGGGYAMGVYSNYKVQPAYARPPKLEEVEPEPPEKDATAAKQPKRAKYKLVAPEEAAAEAQPVISEKVFSKEVLLVEKGANKRDSAYWASVRPVPLTQEEVVDYHKKDSLEVIKNSRPYQDSLDAVRNKPSFGSFLLGGYTYSNTYARKFYRFDPLLSLTGGPSILQYNTVEGVAADVRLNYLRSFEDRRSYQVEPAVRYGFSNEKLNAKLRINYSYDPFRNSVVSVEGGRYVYQINNQNPISPFVNTLYTLLAERNYLKLYQRDFGQVHYRTELWNGVRLSTTVDYSHRMPLENTADFTFKDREKDEPTRFTSNIPVNAELEDAAFTPHEALTVTAALTFKPGQRYISRPDDKINLGSTYPTFTLSYRGSLKVLGSDVQYNTAGLSIRDDVSFGLLGRSKYSVLGAVFWGKEDMRLMDYRHFNGNRTLVAGVYEGFQLLDYYRYSTNNRYLEAHYEHHFNGFLFNKIPLFRKLKWQEVVSLNYLNTQESRHYLELGLGVEHIFKVFRVDFVTSFQEGNRARTGIMVGFGF